Proteins from one Listeria weihenstephanensis genomic window:
- a CDS encoding Rrf2 family transcriptional regulator: MKISSRFTVATHILSLIATQEPPLTSERIAGSVNTNPVVIRRISGQLKKAGLIAVKAGTGGASLLKPLDQITLLEVYKAVDSVEDGELFQFHDSPNPDCEVGAHIQGAMEQTLRDAQTAMEQVLAGKTMADIVEAIQLELH; the protein is encoded by the coding sequence ATGAAAATTAGTAGCCGTTTTACTGTCGCTACCCATATTTTATCACTAATTGCTACCCAAGAGCCACCATTAACCTCTGAGCGAATTGCGGGAAGTGTCAATACGAACCCTGTCGTCATTAGAAGGATTAGCGGCCAATTGAAAAAAGCAGGATTAATCGCAGTGAAAGCCGGGACTGGTGGCGCTTCCCTTTTAAAGCCGCTGGACCAGATTACGCTTTTAGAAGTGTACAAGGCCGTGGATAGTGTAGAAGATGGGGAATTATTTCAGTTTCATGATAGCCCGAACCCAGACTGTGAGGTTGGCGCGCATATTCAAGGTGCGATGGAGCAAACCTTACGTGATGCTCAAACCGCGATGGAGCAAGTACTCGCTGGCAAAACAATGGCGGATATTGTCGAGGCGATTCAGTTGGAGTTACACTAG
- a CDS encoding MBL fold metallo-hydrolase, which yields MLKKLTRWSILILLIVLISGCSNNTQTSSVTEDTLTGAKFTFFDVGQGDSTLIQADDGTTILIDTGRHDDNRILIDLEKANIKKIDLLLLTHPHSDHIGNADKVIKQYKPKEIWMDGLVFNSAIYERVIDAALASDAKYKEPRRGEKATFGPFGIQVLSPNKLSDNANNDSIAIRLTYKDIAAIFTGDAEKMREREMVDSGLNLNAQILDLGHHGSSTSNQPYFLDAVKPEVAVYSAELGNSYGHPHREVIQWLKDRDITTYGTDVEGTVTIETDGKQLHVETDKSGTPKAGNSEGKQTSEEPGNAVPQPDTININTASAEELQYLASIGPVLADKIIAERPYKTIEELKKINGIGDGIVRQIKEQGIATVK from the coding sequence ATTTTGAAAAAATTAACACGCTGGAGTATCCTTATTTTGCTAATTGTATTGATTAGCGGATGTTCCAACAATACACAAACATCAAGCGTTACCGAAGATACACTAACAGGCGCGAAATTTACCTTTTTTGACGTGGGACAAGGTGATAGTACGCTCATTCAAGCCGATGATGGCACGACGATTTTGATTGATACAGGTCGGCATGATGACAACCGTATTTTAATAGACCTTGAAAAAGCGAATATCAAAAAAATTGATTTACTACTGCTAACACATCCGCATTCAGATCACATCGGGAACGCCGATAAAGTGATTAAACAATATAAACCAAAGGAAATTTGGATGGATGGACTCGTGTTTAACAGCGCTATTTATGAACGTGTAATTGATGCTGCACTTGCGTCAGACGCGAAATATAAAGAGCCAAGACGAGGCGAAAAGGCAACATTTGGTCCATTCGGCATTCAAGTTCTGAGTCCAAATAAACTTTCTGATAATGCAAATAATGATTCGATCGCGATTCGTCTAACGTACAAAGATATCGCAGCAATTTTCACGGGTGACGCTGAGAAAATGCGCGAACGTGAGATGGTTGATAGTGGCTTAAACTTAAACGCGCAGATTTTGGATTTAGGGCACCACGGCTCGTCTACATCGAATCAGCCGTATTTTTTAGATGCGGTCAAACCAGAAGTCGCAGTTTATTCGGCCGAATTGGGGAATTCCTATGGACACCCTCATCGTGAAGTCATTCAGTGGTTGAAAGACCGCGATATCACGACGTATGGAACGGATGTAGAAGGAACTGTGACGATTGAGACAGACGGCAAGCAACTCCATGTAGAGACGGATAAATCGGGTACACCGAAAGCAGGGAACAGCGAAGGAAAGCAAACGAGCGAGGAGCCAGGCAATGCCGTTCCACAACCAGATACGATTAATATTAATACAGCAAGCGCGGAAGAATTGCAGTATCTCGCAAGTATTGGCCCTGTTTTAGCAGATAAAATTATTGCTGAAAGACCGTACAAAACGATTGAAGAGTTGAAAAAAATAAACGGTATTGGCGATGGTATTGTTCGGCAAATTAAAGAACAAGGAATTGCCACCGTAAAGTAG
- a CDS encoding M20 family metallopeptidase, translated as MVQTKLTWSEAIETNIDTQKDFYIEVSHDIHDHPEIGNEEFYASEKLANILGKAGFTVELDVAGHKTAFIARKKASKPGTTVAFLAEYDALPGLGHACGHNIIGTTSVAAAIAVAGILEEVGGEVVVLGTPAEEGGPNGSAKGSFVKHDLLKGIDAALMIHPSSDSALTTPSLAVDVLEFEFFGKPAHSAANPEDGINALDGLIQFYNGVNALRQHVTSDVRIHGIILDGGQAPNIVPDYARARFFTRADKRHRLNEVTKRVIQVAEGAAIQTGTTFKVTNIQNGVDDFLINKQFNRVFARIAEQLDEPIKTDSRGIGSTDAGNISQVIPTIHPYIKIGSSDLIGHTVEFREAARSADGDKALIKGAKLIALTALELYTDEALLADIKKEYEATKQI; from the coding sequence ATGGTACAAACAAAACTGACATGGTCTGAAGCCATCGAAACCAATATTGATACCCAAAAAGACTTTTATATAGAGGTAAGTCATGACATCCACGACCATCCAGAAATCGGAAACGAAGAGTTCTATGCTAGCGAAAAACTGGCAAACATTCTTGGAAAAGCAGGATTCACAGTAGAACTCGACGTAGCAGGCCATAAAACAGCCTTTATCGCTCGCAAAAAAGCATCAAAGCCCGGAACAACCGTCGCATTTTTAGCAGAATACGACGCGTTACCAGGCCTTGGACATGCATGCGGTCATAATATTATCGGAACAACAAGTGTGGCAGCAGCGATTGCTGTTGCTGGAATTTTAGAAGAAGTTGGCGGAGAAGTCGTCGTACTTGGAACGCCAGCTGAAGAGGGTGGTCCAAACGGTAGCGCAAAAGGTAGTTTTGTTAAACACGATTTATTAAAAGGTATTGACGCAGCGCTCATGATTCATCCATCAAGTGATTCAGCCCTAACAACACCATCCTTGGCTGTAGACGTTTTGGAGTTCGAATTTTTTGGAAAACCGGCGCATTCCGCGGCAAATCCTGAAGATGGCATTAACGCGCTCGACGGATTGATCCAATTTTACAATGGTGTCAATGCATTGCGGCAACACGTGACATCTGATGTACGTATCCATGGAATTATCCTAGACGGCGGTCAAGCACCAAATATTGTTCCAGATTACGCTCGCGCTCGCTTTTTCACACGCGCTGATAAACGCCATCGCCTAAACGAAGTCACAAAACGCGTGATTCAAGTAGCAGAAGGCGCTGCAATCCAAACCGGTACAACGTTCAAAGTGACAAATATTCAAAACGGCGTCGATGATTTCTTGATTAACAAACAGTTCAATCGCGTCTTTGCCCGCATTGCCGAACAGCTAGACGAACCAATCAAAACTGACAGTCGCGGCATTGGCTCAACGGACGCAGGAAACATCAGTCAAGTTATCCCGACAATCCACCCTTACATCAAAATTGGCTCCAGCGATTTGATCGGTCATACCGTCGAGTTTAGAGAAGCCGCAAGATCCGCAGACGGCGATAAAGCCTTAATAAAAGGAGCAAAACTTATCGCGTTAACCGCTTTAGAACTATATACAGATGAAGCGCTGCTTGCCGATATTAAGAAAGAATATGAAGCAACAAAACAAATCTAA
- a CDS encoding Dps family protein has product MKTVNSVDTKEFLNHQVANLNVFTVKIHQIHWFMRGHNFFTLHEKMDDLYSEFGEQMDEVAERLLAIGGAPFSTLKEFTENASVEEAPYTKPKTIEQFMEDLVGTLELLRDEYQQGIELTGKEGDDVTQDMLIGFKASIDKHIWMFQAFLGKGPLDK; this is encoded by the coding sequence ATGAAAACAGTCAATTCAGTAGACACAAAAGAATTTTTAAACCATCAGGTGGCGAACTTAAACGTATTTACGGTGAAAATTCACCAAATCCATTGGTTCATGCGTGGCCATAACTTCTTTACATTACACGAAAAAATGGACGATCTTTACAGCGAATTTGGTGAACAAATGGATGAAGTGGCAGAACGCTTACTAGCAATTGGTGGCGCGCCATTCTCGACATTGAAGGAGTTCACAGAAAACGCAAGCGTAGAAGAAGCGCCATACACAAAACCAAAAACAATCGAACAATTTATGGAAGATCTTGTTGGTACGTTAGAATTATTACGTGACGAATATCAACAAGGTATCGAATTAACAGGCAAAGAAGGCGACGACGTAACGCAAGATATGCTAATCGGCTTCAAAGCTTCAATCGACAAACATATTTGGATGTTCCAAGCGTTCCTTGGTAAAGGTCCATTAGACAAATAA
- a CDS encoding methionine ABC transporter ATP-binding protein: MIEFTDVTKTFKSGGKEITALAGVSLTIEKGDIFGVVGFSGAGKSTLIRTVNLLERPTTGSVSVAGTNLTTLKPKELRAERKKIGMIFQHFNLLNSKTVFENIAIPLALIHTNRKEREKRVMELLEFVGLADKAKNFPDQLSGGQKQRIGIARALATNPEVLLCDEATSALDPETTGAILELLKKINQEYNITILLITHEMSVIREICNRVAVMEGGKVIEEGKVFDIFSNPQSQTAKNFVKTVINDDIPASALKLIQNHDATVWKFTFVGESSGNPLLSNIAKQFDVNVSVLSGNISEIQDIAFGYMIVEVTGEKEEIAKAFTYAATQNVKLEEVGV; the protein is encoded by the coding sequence ATGATTGAATTTACAGACGTAACAAAAACATTCAAAAGTGGTGGCAAAGAAATTACGGCACTTGCTGGTGTTAGCTTAACCATTGAAAAAGGAGATATATTTGGCGTTGTAGGATTTAGTGGCGCTGGTAAAAGTACGCTGATTCGCACGGTGAACCTCTTAGAACGACCAACGACAGGTTCGGTTTCCGTGGCAGGAACGAACTTGACAACTTTAAAGCCAAAAGAGCTTCGCGCAGAACGGAAGAAAATAGGGATGATTTTTCAACATTTCAACCTGTTAAATTCCAAAACGGTATTCGAAAACATCGCGATTCCACTTGCATTGATACATACAAATCGCAAAGAACGCGAAAAAAGAGTGATGGAATTGCTTGAGTTTGTTGGATTGGCAGATAAAGCGAAGAACTTTCCAGATCAGCTTTCAGGTGGACAGAAGCAACGTATCGGCATTGCCCGCGCGCTCGCTACAAACCCAGAAGTTCTGCTATGCGATGAGGCAACAAGCGCGCTTGACCCAGAAACAACAGGTGCTATTTTAGAACTACTCAAAAAAATCAATCAAGAATACAACATCACGATCTTACTTATTACCCACGAAATGTCAGTCATTCGCGAAATTTGTAATCGAGTGGCCGTGATGGAAGGCGGGAAAGTTATCGAAGAAGGTAAAGTATTCGATATTTTCTCAAATCCGCAGAGTCAGACCGCTAAGAATTTTGTTAAAACAGTGATTAATGACGACATCCCGGCAAGCGCGCTTAAACTTATTCAAAATCACGATGCCACCGTTTGGAAATTCACATTTGTCGGTGAATCATCTGGTAACCCATTACTTTCGAACATCGCCAAACAATTTGATGTGAACGTCAGCGTCTTAAGCGGTAATATTTCCGAGATTCAAGATATTGCTTTTGGCTACATGATCGTCGAAGTAACTGGTGAAAAAGAAGAAATCGCCAAAGCATTTACCTATGCCGCAACGCAAAATGTGAAATTAGAGGAGGTGGGTGTCTAA
- a CDS encoding MetQ/NlpA family ABC transporter substrate-binding protein: MKKIILALTLVLLAVVAVGCGGTDDKANGDEKSVVIGVSAGDRTWPEIKKIAKKDGINIELKEFSDYVLPNRALEDGDLDANAFQTIAYFDSFIKENKLDLEPLASTVIAPMGVYSNKVKDIKDIKKGATIAVPDDSTNYGRALLLLQEAGLITLVDDFDGNGSPEAVKENPKNLTIKPMVAGQIPRALDDVDAAAINNGVAVEAKLDPLNDAIFLESDTAKPYINIIAVRKGDTDRAALKKIVEIYHSDEMKKFIDNTYKGSSIPAFVPLSELETYKETWSKK, translated from the coding sequence ATGAAAAAAATTATTTTAGCGTTGACATTAGTATTATTAGCAGTAGTAGCAGTAGGTTGTGGAGGTACAGACGACAAAGCAAACGGGGACGAGAAGAGCGTCGTGATCGGCGTTAGTGCCGGCGATCGTACATGGCCTGAAATCAAGAAAATCGCTAAAAAAGATGGCATCAACATTGAATTAAAAGAATTCAGCGATTACGTCCTTCCAAACCGCGCGTTAGAGGATGGAGACCTAGATGCCAATGCCTTCCAAACCATCGCTTATTTCGATTCATTTATTAAAGAAAATAAATTAGATCTTGAACCACTCGCATCCACCGTTATCGCACCAATGGGCGTGTATTCTAATAAAGTAAAAGATATTAAAGACATCAAAAAAGGCGCTACAATCGCTGTTCCAGATGATAGCACAAACTACGGTCGCGCACTGCTACTTCTTCAAGAAGCAGGACTTATCACACTTGTCGATGATTTTGATGGGAATGGTTCTCCAGAAGCAGTAAAAGAAAATCCGAAAAACCTAACAATCAAGCCAATGGTTGCCGGTCAAATCCCGCGTGCCTTGGATGATGTAGATGCAGCAGCAATCAATAACGGGGTTGCCGTTGAAGCCAAGTTAGACCCGCTAAACGATGCTATTTTCCTTGAATCCGACACAGCAAAACCATATATCAATATCATCGCTGTCCGCAAAGGTGACACAGATCGTGCCGCACTGAAAAAAATCGTAGAAATTTATCACTCCGATGAAATGAAGAAATTTATCGATAATACGTATAAAGGAAGCTCGATTCCAGCGTTTGTTCCACTGAGCGAGTTAGAAACATACAAAGAAACATGGTCGAAAAAATAA
- a CDS encoding DUF3006 domain-containing protein: protein MKKAILDRVEDGKAVFLLEPDHKEWLLPQKQLPIHIHEGDSVLIEGTTITLDKQTTAENKARIQAKLEQLRRRSQS, encoded by the coding sequence ATGAAAAAAGCAATTTTAGACCGCGTAGAAGACGGAAAAGCAGTTTTTCTACTAGAGCCAGATCATAAGGAATGGCTCCTGCCACAAAAGCAATTGCCCATCCATATTCATGAAGGTGATTCCGTCTTAATCGAAGGAACGACCATCACGTTAGACAAACAAACAACCGCTGAAAATAAAGCAAGAATCCAAGCAAAGCTAGAGCAGTTGCGCCGTCGTAGCCAATCATAA
- a CDS encoding peptide ABC transporter substrate-binding protein → MKKRYTLSAIWMLSVLILSACGGGKDTTSQASNEQVLRVIESTEIPLMDTTLATDGVSFTAMNQVFEGLYTLDENDQIIPAAAEAMPEISEDQKTYTIKIRDSAKWSDGSNLTAADFIYAWQKVVDPKSGAQYSFLYRDVVQNASDIIDGKKDPKELGIKALDDKTIQVNLTQVVPYFNSLLTFGPFYPQKESYVNKEGKDFAKDSDHLLYNGPFTMADWSGTSKSWSFVKNDTYWDKKNVKLDKIDVQVAKEPGAAVNLYNTGKVDRAPLTGDYASQYKTNKEFVAEPDSYVYWLKFNQKRDGKTTDVANVELRKAIAQAINKEALADTVIANGATAINGEIPKGFAQNPQTGKDFREDSGDHLTYDVAEAKEHFAKAKQQLGKKELTLELVGDDQEFAKKTLEFIQSELETNLDGLKITLKTVPYKNRLALDQAQDYTIQLSRWAPAYKDPMTYIASWQTDNNYNNMSYTSPAYDKLTTDITTTLATNPEARWQAMLQTEKVLLDEDAAIAPLYQNATAVLEKPYVKGVVKHLFGAPYSFKGAYIEK, encoded by the coding sequence ATGAAAAAGAGATATACACTAAGCGCAATATGGATGTTATCCGTGCTTATTCTATCGGCATGTGGAGGTGGAAAAGATACCACAAGTCAAGCTAGCAACGAGCAAGTCCTTCGCGTCATCGAATCCACAGAGATTCCACTCATGGATACTACGCTCGCAACAGATGGTGTTAGCTTTACCGCAATGAACCAAGTTTTCGAAGGTCTCTATACACTTGACGAAAACGATCAAATTATCCCTGCTGCAGCCGAAGCTATGCCAGAAATAAGCGAAGACCAAAAAACATATACGATCAAAATTCGTGACAGCGCTAAATGGTCTGATGGTTCCAACTTAACTGCAGCCGATTTTATTTATGCGTGGCAAAAAGTCGTCGATCCAAAATCAGGTGCGCAGTATTCCTTCCTATATCGTGATGTTGTCCAAAATGCGAGTGACATCATCGACGGTAAAAAAGATCCAAAAGAGTTAGGCATAAAAGCACTGGATGATAAAACAATCCAAGTAAACTTAACACAAGTGGTGCCGTACTTTAATTCCCTGCTCACATTTGGGCCGTTTTACCCGCAAAAAGAAAGCTATGTAAATAAAGAAGGGAAAGATTTTGCAAAGGATTCCGATCATTTACTCTACAACGGTCCATTCACAATGGCTGACTGGTCTGGAACGAGCAAATCTTGGAGTTTTGTCAAAAACGATACGTATTGGGATAAAAAGAACGTGAAGCTAGATAAAATAGACGTCCAAGTTGCGAAAGAACCTGGAGCAGCAGTTAATTTATACAATACTGGTAAAGTCGACCGCGCACCATTAACTGGCGACTATGCGAGCCAATATAAAACAAATAAAGAATTCGTTGCCGAACCAGATTCGTACGTTTACTGGCTTAAATTCAATCAAAAACGCGATGGTAAGACAACAGACGTGGCGAATGTAGAACTACGAAAAGCCATTGCTCAAGCGATTAACAAAGAAGCACTCGCTGATACAGTCATAGCTAACGGCGCGACGGCTATCAATGGAGAAATACCAAAAGGCTTCGCTCAAAATCCACAAACAGGAAAAGATTTTCGCGAAGACAGTGGTGACCATCTAACCTACGATGTGGCGGAGGCCAAAGAGCATTTCGCTAAAGCCAAACAACAACTAGGGAAAAAGGAACTAACATTAGAACTAGTTGGCGATGACCAAGAATTCGCTAAAAAAACATTGGAGTTCATCCAAAGTGAACTGGAAACCAATCTCGACGGATTAAAGATAACCTTAAAAACAGTCCCATATAAAAACAGGCTAGCACTTGACCAGGCACAAGATTACACGATCCAACTTTCGCGCTGGGCACCAGCGTACAAAGACCCAATGACCTATATCGCAAGCTGGCAAACAGACAACAATTACAATAATATGAGCTATACAAGCCCTGCTTACGACAAGTTAACAACTGATATAACAACAACGCTAGCAACCAATCCAGAAGCTCGTTGGCAAGCAATGCTCCAAACTGAAAAAGTACTACTCGACGAAGATGCAGCGATTGCGCCACTTTACCAAAACGCAACCGCCGTACTTGAAAAGCCCTATGTCAAAGGTGTAGTAAAACATTTATTCGGTGCCCCGTACAGTTTTAAAGGTGCCTATATTGAAAAATAG
- a CDS encoding HesB/YadR/YfhF family protein yields the protein MQIEVSDQAQHWFRNEFNTADGNGIRLFAKYGGSNSSLHPGFSIGLVAEKPTEVALEHKIGDILFYVEDHDYWYFKDHDWVIDYNPKSEEVTFKFFEKVK from the coding sequence ATGCAAATCGAAGTAAGCGACCAAGCACAACATTGGTTCAGAAACGAGTTTAACACGGCTGACGGCAATGGAATTAGATTATTCGCAAAATATGGTGGCTCCAATAGTTCCCTACATCCAGGATTCTCTATTGGATTAGTAGCTGAAAAACCTACCGAAGTGGCATTGGAACACAAAATCGGCGATATTTTATTCTACGTAGAGGATCATGATTATTGGTATTTCAAAGACCACGATTGGGTGATTGATTACAATCCAAAAAGTGAAGAAGTGACATTTAAATTCTTTGAAAAAGTAAAATAA
- a CDS encoding CynX/NimT family MFS transporter: MEKELISPDEKVKVRSRILLIIGILLVAANLRAPITAISPLLSYIRVDLPMSNTMTGFLTTLPLLAFAGLSPFVSKIARKYGMELVVFFALCLMVIGSLIRPFGGISLLLLGTFMIGIAIAVGNVLLPSLIKKEFPFKMGLMTGMYSISMNVCAMLASGLSVPIAVKSGFGWQGALVSLSAVAIIALLIWLPQLKYNKPPVSNHTEHATKKNIWKSPLAWKITIFMGMQSTVFYVMVAWLPNILISQGMASTQAGFMLSLLQLGILPFTFIVPIIAGKMKSQQPIVITMVVLLLLGTTGLMLGSGHLWITSISVFITGVASGTAFSVCMMFFNLRTTTATEAADLSGMAQSVGYLLAATGPTLFGMLHDVTDGYTVPLGILIFAGILLFITGLDASRDKKVFSK, from the coding sequence ATGGAGAAAGAACTCATCTCCCCTGATGAAAAAGTAAAAGTACGGAGTCGTATTTTACTTATTATCGGTATTTTACTAGTCGCTGCCAATTTACGAGCGCCGATTACGGCGATAAGCCCTTTACTCAGCTATATTCGTGTGGATTTACCGATGTCGAACACCATGACCGGTTTCCTAACTACGTTGCCATTACTTGCTTTTGCTGGACTATCGCCATTCGTTTCCAAAATAGCGCGTAAATATGGCATGGAACTCGTTGTCTTTTTTGCACTGTGCTTGATGGTTATTGGTAGCCTTATTCGTCCTTTTGGTGGCATTTCACTACTTCTGTTGGGAACGTTTATGATTGGTATTGCGATTGCTGTTGGAAATGTATTACTTCCTAGTTTGATCAAAAAAGAGTTTCCTTTCAAAATGGGATTGATGACTGGTATGTACTCGATTTCGATGAATGTATGCGCTATGCTTGCCTCTGGACTCAGCGTTCCAATTGCTGTGAAGTCTGGCTTTGGTTGGCAAGGGGCACTTGTTTCCTTGTCCGCGGTTGCTATTATTGCGCTCCTCATTTGGTTGCCTCAGTTAAAATATAATAAGCCTCCTGTTTCTAATCATACGGAACACGCTACGAAAAAAAATATTTGGAAATCCCCACTTGCTTGGAAAATCACGATTTTTATGGGGATGCAATCGACGGTTTTCTATGTAATGGTCGCTTGGCTTCCTAATATCTTAATCAGTCAAGGAATGGCCAGTACTCAGGCTGGATTCATGCTTTCCTTATTGCAACTCGGGATTCTTCCCTTTACATTTATCGTCCCAATCATTGCTGGAAAAATGAAGTCGCAGCAACCTATCGTGATCACGATGGTCGTCTTGCTACTTTTAGGCACCACAGGGTTAATGCTCGGATCTGGACACCTATGGATAACAAGTATTTCTGTCTTTATCACTGGCGTGGCCTCAGGAACTGCGTTTAGCGTATGTATGATGTTCTTCAATTTACGGACAACGACAGCTACAGAAGCTGCTGATTTATCTGGTATGGCGCAATCCGTGGGCTATCTTCTCGCAGCGACAGGTCCAACGCTTTTCGGGATGCTTCACGATGTCACAGACGGCTACACGGTTCCACTTGGCATTCTTATTTTCGCGGGTATCCTGTTGTTTATTACTGGTTTAGATGCTTCTCGTGATAAAAAAGTCTTTTCAAAATGA
- a CDS encoding methionine ABC transporter permease — protein sequence MEVTSEQLTTAFIETLYMVTWSLLFACLIGIPLGVLLVVTRKGHILQNTVIFNILNPIINILRSVPFIILLVALIPVTRFIVDSSIGVKAAIVPLVFYAGPYIARLVENSLLEVDQGIIEAAQAMGANAWQIIWRFMLPEGLSSLILTLTTATIGLVGATAMAGVVGAGGIGNLAITYGYQRYDNITMLVTVIILVVIVQSVQSLGNFISRRIRRR from the coding sequence ATGGAAGTCACATCAGAACAATTAACAACCGCATTTATTGAAACGCTATACATGGTTACGTGGTCGCTATTATTCGCCTGCTTGATCGGTATTCCACTTGGTGTCCTGCTCGTTGTCACAAGAAAAGGTCACATCTTACAAAATACCGTGATCTTCAATATTTTAAATCCGATCATTAATATTTTGCGATCCGTGCCATTTATTATCTTGTTGGTCGCCTTGATTCCAGTTACCCGCTTCATCGTCGACTCAAGTATCGGCGTGAAAGCAGCGATCGTGCCACTCGTTTTCTATGCCGGTCCATACATTGCTCGACTTGTTGAAAACTCACTTTTAGAGGTCGATCAAGGTATTATCGAAGCTGCACAAGCGATGGGCGCTAACGCATGGCAAATCATCTGGCGCTTCATGTTACCCGAAGGACTTAGCTCATTAATCCTCACATTGACCACTGCAACAATCGGACTCGTTGGAGCAACAGCGATGGCTGGCGTTGTTGGTGCTGGAGGTATCGGAAACTTAGCGATTACTTACGGGTATCAGCGCTATGATAATATTACCATGCTGGTCACGGTTATCATCCTGGTCGTTATCGTCCAAAGCGTTCAATCACTTGGGAACTTCATTTCCCGCCGAATTCGCCGCCGCTAG